In Thermus aquaticus, the sequence AGGGCCAGGGCCTCCTCCAGGCGGGGCCCGGCCTTCTCCCTGACCGCCTTGGCCTCGGCCTCCGCCTGAGCCCGGTAGCGGGCCAGGATGGCCTCGGTCCCCTGGGCCTCCTTCTCGCGGTACTGGGCCTCCAGGGCCTTGGCCTTGGCCTCGGCCTCCTCCAGAAGGGCCCTAGCCTCGGCCTCCGCCCGCTTGAGGAGCTCCTCCGCCTCCTTCTTGGCGGCCTCGAGGCGGGCCAGGAGCTCCTTCTCCTTCTCCGCTAGGCTCTTTATAAGTCCCAGGCCTCCCATCGCCCCTCCCTATGTGAAAAGATGCGCAAACCGCACTCGCCGGCCATGATACCGGCTTCCGGGGCAAGCGTCAACCGACCCCGCCTAAGTAT encodes:
- a CDS encoding V-type ATPase subunit subunit G family protein, translating into MGGLGLIKSLAEKEKELLARLEAAKKEAEELLKRAEAEARALLEEAEAKAKALEAQYREKEAQGTEAILARYRAQAEAEAKAVREKAGPRLEEALALVLKEVLP